One genomic window of Deinococcus sp. QL22 includes the following:
- a CDS encoding GNAT family N-acetyltransferase yields MTPPARFSVQDVDVRELSGLAELALTPTLARAIWGETDRPEDAVLLHVVQHIGGLVAGAFDAQGALQAYLVGLPTSEAGVQHSHRLGVHPGARRQGLGERLKRFQRDWCLSRGVHEVRWTFDPLLLANAHLNIHRLGATVRTLLPDYYGAMSGINAGLPSDRFEAHWQMDSERVEQQLNGQPETQSWPTTPALHPLEDRWPADLADAVAVEVPRDFAGLRRDDPELALDWRLKARELITTLFGLGYTLTDVNLGRSQYLFTRAPSHSGTPC; encoded by the coding sequence GTGACCCCGCCCGCTCGTTTTTCCGTGCAGGATGTTGACGTGCGGGAGCTGTCTGGATTGGCTGAATTGGCCCTGACGCCCACGCTGGCACGGGCCATCTGGGGAGAAACAGACCGGCCCGAAGACGCCGTGCTCCTGCATGTGGTGCAGCATATCGGCGGGCTGGTGGCCGGGGCGTTTGATGCTCAGGGCGCGTTGCAGGCCTATCTGGTCGGCCTGCCCACCAGCGAAGCGGGCGTGCAGCATTCGCACCGTCTGGGCGTGCATCCGGGGGCGCGGCGGCAGGGCCTGGGCGAGCGCCTGAAACGATTTCAGCGCGACTGGTGCCTGTCGCGTGGCGTGCATGAGGTTCGCTGGACATTCGATCCCCTGCTGCTCGCCAACGCCCACCTGAATATTCACCGTCTGGGGGCCACGGTTCGCACCCTGCTCCCCGACTACTACGGCGCAATGTCCGGCATCAACGCGGGCCTGCCCTCTGACCGCTTCGAGGCCCATTGGCAAATGGACAGTGAGCGGGTGGAGCAACAGTTGAACGGGCAGCCAGAGACTCAGAGTTGGCCCACCACGCCCGCTCTTCATCCGCTGGAAGACCGCTGGCCCGCTGACCTGGCCGACGCTGTGGCCGTTGAAGTGCCCCGCGACTTTGCCGGATTGCGGCGCGACGATCCCGAACTGGCGCTGGACTGGCGGCTGAAGGCCAGAGAGCTGATCACAACCCTGTTCGGCCTCGGCTACACGCTGACCGATGTGAACCTGGGCCGCAGCCAGTATTTGTTCACACGCGCCCCCTCTCACTCGGGAACTCCATGCTGA
- a CDS encoding redoxin domain-containing protein gives MTQTLLTTAVRLLDGDLFPSLSAPLVGGVLELPGAAQGYWSVVLLYRGDWRPFCRTQFSDFQKLAEQYAAEDVRVFVLSADASEAAEKTVASSFDPPCWLWSGTD, from the coding sequence ATGACCCAGACCCTCTTGACCACTGCCGTTCGCCTTCTGGACGGCGACCTGTTTCCCAGCCTCTCGGCCCCGCTGGTGGGCGGCGTGCTGGAGTTGCCGGGTGCGGCGCAGGGTTACTGGAGCGTGGTGCTGCTGTACCGGGGCGACTGGCGTCCCTTCTGCCGCACTCAGTTCAGCGATTTTCAGAAGCTGGCCGAACAGTACGCTGCCGAGGACGTGCGCGTGTTTGTCCTGTCTGCCGATGCGTCAGAGGCCGCCGAAAAAACGGTGGCGTCATCATTTGACCCTCCCTGTTGGCTATGGTCTGGCACCGACTGA
- a CDS encoding OsmC family protein: MQIQVQVNQVGPTTSEGVARSHHVLVDRPLDKGGHDQGMMGGEHLLIALGGCLMSNLLAAAQAREADIQGVRFEIVGTLESAPSRFGAIDILVQAQAADSKLLSKLVEMADRACIASNTLRSAVQLTIRVADQSLASA; the protein is encoded by the coding sequence GTGCAAATTCAGGTGCAAGTCAATCAAGTCGGCCCCACCACGTCTGAAGGCGTGGCCCGCTCGCATCACGTGCTGGTCGACCGGCCGCTGGACAAAGGCGGCCACGATCAGGGCATGATGGGCGGCGAACACCTCCTGATCGCGCTCGGCGGCTGCCTGATGAGCAATTTGTTGGCGGCTGCGCAGGCCAGAGAGGCGGATATTCAAGGGGTTCGGTTTGAAATTGTGGGCACATTGGAAAGTGCGCCCAGCCGCTTTGGCGCCATCGACATCCTCGTGCAGGCTCAGGCGGCAGACTCCAAGCTGCTCTCCAAACTCGTAGAGATGGCTGACCGGGCCTGCATTGCGTCCAATACGCTGCGTTCAGCGGTGCAGTTGACCATCCGGGTCGCAGACCAAAGTTTGGCTTCTGCGTAG
- a CDS encoding helix-turn-helix domain-containing protein, with amino-acid sequence MARPARRIDISEDADELLRELETSPSTHPKVRLRASILRLHRQGWSIPQLSTHFGRNHQAIHHDFTRFEERGIPGLLITAKV; translated from the coding sequence ATGGCCCGTCCTGCCCGCCGCATTGACATTTCTGAAGACGCTGATGAGCTGCTTCGGGAACTTGAGACCAGTCCATCTACCCACCCAAAGGTTCGACTGCGGGCGAGCATCCTCCGGCTTCATCGACAGGGCTGGAGCATTCCCCAGCTCTCCACGCATTTCGGCCGAAATCATCAGGCCATTCACCACGACTTCACCCGTTTCGAAGAGCGCGGCATTCCCGGATTATTGATAACGGCCAAAGTCTGA
- the menC gene encoding o-succinylbenzoate synthase, which translates to MRVEHAELRVVSLPLLHPFKTSFAVMTDKTFLLLRLFGEGLEGVAEGVMDARPMYREETISGALALLQETVLPAVLGRDWANPEQLMAHLAHLRGNRMTLATVEMAFWDLWTRSLGLPLSTALGGVRGEVAVGVSLGIQSSVEATVDSAVRHAGLGYKRIKLKIEPGWDVAVVRAVKAALPDLPVTVDANASYSLADLNTLRALDSLGLDYMEQPLAWDDMRDHAKLQALMQTPLCLDECITSAQDARKALETAACRLINIKVGRVGGHLEARRIHDVAAAFSAPVWCGGMLESGVGRAHNIHLATLANFTKPGDTSSSSRYWARDIIQEPLETAGGVMKVPSGVGTGVRLDLPFLDTLTQLKIYVDPVSQPTVGSPA; encoded by the coding sequence GTGAGGGTCGAACACGCTGAGCTGCGCGTCGTTTCGCTGCCTTTGCTGCACCCCTTCAAAACCTCCTTTGCCGTGATGACCGACAAAACCTTTCTGTTGCTGCGGCTGTTTGGCGAGGGGCTAGAAGGGGTTGCCGAAGGTGTGATGGACGCCCGCCCCATGTACCGCGAAGAGACCATCAGCGGCGCACTGGCCCTGCTGCAAGAAACCGTGCTGCCTGCCGTCCTGGGCCGCGACTGGGCCAACCCCGAGCAACTGATGGCCCACCTCGCCCACTTGCGCGGCAACCGCATGACGCTGGCGACGGTGGAAATGGCGTTCTGGGACTTGTGGACCCGGAGTCTGGGCCTGCCCCTCTCTACCGCGCTGGGCGGCGTGCGTGGTGAAGTTGCAGTAGGTGTTTCACTGGGGATTCAGAGCAGCGTCGAGGCCACCGTAGACAGCGCGGTGCGGCACGCAGGGCTGGGTTACAAGCGCATCAAACTCAAGATCGAGCCCGGCTGGGATGTGGCGGTGGTGCGGGCAGTCAAGGCGGCCCTGCCCGACCTGCCGGTCACGGTGGACGCCAACGCCTCGTATTCGCTGGCCGATCTGAATACGCTGCGGGCACTGGACAGCCTCGGTCTCGATTATATGGAGCAGCCCCTGGCCTGGGACGACATGCGCGACCACGCCAAATTGCAGGCGCTGATGCAGACGCCGCTGTGCCTGGACGAGTGCATCACCAGCGCGCAGGACGCCCGCAAGGCGCTGGAAACGGCGGCCTGCCGACTGATCAATATCAAGGTCGGGCGCGTGGGCGGCCACCTCGAAGCCCGGCGGATTCATGATGTGGCTGCGGCGTTTAGCGCCCCGGTGTGGTGCGGCGGCATGCTCGAGAGCGGCGTCGGGCGGGCGCACAACATTCATCTGGCGACCCTCGCCAATTTCACCAAGCCCGGCGACACCAGCAGTTCTTCGCGTTACTGGGCACGCGACATCATTCAGGAACCGCTGGAAACGGCGGGCGGCGTCATGAAAGTCCCCAGCGGCGTCGGCACGGGCGTCCGCCTCGACCTGCCGTTCCTCGACACCCTGACGCAACTGAAGATTTACGTTGATCCGGTGTCGCAGCCTACGGTGGGAAGCCCGGCGTGA
- a CDS encoding transposase, producing MLSVGNSWFPRGSGRQFKVPTRWGSQGRLNLIGTLAVDAQGEHLAVRQLTASCTQDDVTAYLDTLAEQSDDAQRRSGTARLTVVILDNASFHRGKAIRAREPIWAAKGMLLRYLPPYCPMLNRIETTWRKLKGFLMPRRCYDTVSELQAALLIALQALGATVI from the coding sequence ATGCTGTCGGTCGGCAACTCTTGGTTCCCACGCGGTTCCGGACGGCAGTTCAAAGTCCCCACGCGCTGGGGATCTCAAGGACGACTCAACTTGATCGGTACGCTCGCCGTGGACGCCCAAGGTGAGCACTTGGCGGTGCGACAGTTGACAGCGTCCTGCACGCAAGATGATGTCACCGCGTATCTCGACACCCTCGCTGAACAGTCTGACGACGCGCAGCGTCGTTCAGGCACAGCACGGTTGACGGTCGTGATTTTAGACAACGCCTCGTTCCATCGCGGTAAAGCGATTCGAGCACGAGAGCCGATTTGGGCGGCCAAAGGGATGCTCCTCCGATATCTCCCGCCGTACTGCCCCATGCTCAATCGCATTGAAACGACCTGGCGCAAGTTGAAAGGATTTCTAATGCCTCGGCGCTGTTACGACACTGTCAGTGAACTCCAAGCAGCCTTGTTGATCGCCCTTCAGGCCCTTGGAGCCACTGTGATCTAA
- a CDS encoding helix-turn-helix domain-containing protein: MTPPARHLSLSSEEDVALRRLELGAGINVKVRLRASIVRLNASGMTVPRLAQHFGRNPQSVHNDLDRYEQQGIPGLMDGRSSGPRRRITPELDQYLQERLAEQRLWNSDLLAEALQERFGITVSRDAVRVRLLALGYSWKRGRYAPGQVPDPDVIHEHQASIETLKKGHWTANSPSSF, translated from the coding sequence ATGACTCCTCCAGCCCGACATCTGTCGCTGAGTTCCGAAGAAGACGTGGCCCTGCGCAGGCTAGAACTGGGCGCTGGGATCAACGTGAAAGTTCGTTTGCGAGCGAGCATTGTCCGTCTGAACGCCAGTGGAATGACCGTGCCGCGCCTGGCACAGCATTTCGGGCGCAACCCACAAAGCGTTCACAACGATCTGGATCGCTATGAACAGCAGGGAATCCCTGGATTGATGGACGGCCGGTCTTCGGGGCCGCGGCGCCGGATCACTCCAGAACTGGATCAGTATCTTCAGGAGCGACTGGCGGAGCAACGGCTCTGGAACAGCGACCTCCTCGCCGAAGCGCTCCAAGAGCGCTTCGGGATCACGGTCAGTCGAGACGCGGTTCGCGTTCGACTGTTGGCCTTGGGCTATTCGTGGAAGCGGGGACGCTACGCCCCGGGTCAGGTGCCTGACCCGGATGTCATTCATGAGCATCAGGCGTCGATTGAGACCCTAAAAAAGGGGCACTGGACGGCAAACTCACCCTCAAGTTTTTAG
- a CDS encoding YdiU family protein: MSASMFRFDNTYARELRGFYAPWQPASVPSPSLLFFNRELALELGLDPEVLDGSEGAAIFAGNQVPEGAEPLAQAYAGHQFGAFSPQLGDGRAVLLGEVIDQLGRRRDIMLKGSGRTPFSRGGDGKAATGPMLREVLIAEAMHALGIPTTRALAVAGTGEPVYRQQPLPGAVLTRVAASHLRVGTFEFFSARSETERVRQLADYAIARHDPDLVGTTDRYLALLQRVAQRQAALIAQWMNVGFIHGVMNTDNVTISGETIDYGPCAFMEAYDPDAVFSSIDQGGRYAYSNQPLIARWSLARLAETLLPLIAGEKSGGAVPKAIGQATEVIDAFPEWYAAALLKGQREKLGLQGGDDEPDRALAADWLTLLHQHGVDFTLGWRRLADAAGGDEMPLRSLFPQPQAPSAWLARWRSRGESEGSAPEWSERAERMRRVNPAVIPRNHRVEEALSAASEKEDLAPFRRLLTALHRPYDETQDQAEYTEPAGAEVTACYRTFCGT, translated from the coding sequence ATGTCTGCGTCCATGTTCCGATTCGACAACACCTACGCGCGGGAGTTGCGGGGCTTCTACGCGCCCTGGCAGCCAGCTTCCGTTCCTTCACCGAGCTTGCTGTTTTTCAACCGGGAACTGGCACTCGAGCTGGGACTGGATCCCGAAGTGCTGGACGGATCCGAAGGCGCCGCCATCTTTGCCGGCAACCAAGTTCCTGAGGGGGCCGAACCGCTCGCCCAAGCCTATGCTGGCCACCAGTTCGGCGCGTTCTCGCCTCAACTCGGCGACGGGCGCGCCGTGCTGTTGGGAGAGGTCATCGACCAGCTCGGACGCCGCCGCGACATCATGCTTAAGGGATCAGGCCGCACACCGTTCTCGAGAGGTGGCGACGGCAAGGCGGCCACTGGACCCATGTTACGTGAGGTACTGATCGCCGAAGCCATGCATGCGCTCGGAATCCCGACCACACGTGCACTCGCCGTGGCGGGTACGGGCGAGCCGGTCTACCGCCAGCAGCCCCTGCCTGGTGCCGTTCTTACTCGCGTGGCGGCGAGCCATCTGCGCGTGGGCACATTCGAATTCTTCAGCGCTCGCAGCGAAACAGAACGGGTCCGGCAGCTCGCTGACTACGCCATTGCCCGGCATGACCCAGATCTCGTCGGTACAACCGACCGGTATCTTGCCCTGCTACAGCGTGTGGCACAGCGGCAAGCGGCCCTCATTGCTCAATGGATGAATGTTGGCTTCATTCACGGCGTGATGAATACCGACAACGTGACGATTTCCGGCGAGACGATCGACTACGGGCCGTGTGCCTTCATGGAAGCATACGATCCAGACGCGGTTTTCAGCTCCATTGACCAGGGTGGGCGCTACGCCTACAGCAACCAGCCACTGATTGCGCGCTGGAGCCTTGCACGTCTGGCTGAGACCCTGCTGCCGCTCATCGCCGGAGAGAAGAGCGGGGGCGCCGTACCGAAAGCCATCGGCCAAGCGACCGAGGTGATCGATGCATTCCCAGAGTGGTATGCCGCTGCGCTTTTGAAAGGCCAGAGAGAGAAGCTGGGCCTGCAAGGTGGCGACGATGAGCCCGACCGTGCGCTGGCAGCTGACTGGTTGACACTGCTGCATCAACATGGAGTGGACTTCACCCTCGGGTGGCGCCGGCTTGCAGATGCGGCAGGCGGCGACGAAATGCCGCTTCGCTCGCTCTTCCCCCAACCACAGGCACCCAGCGCATGGCTCGCCCGCTGGCGATCGCGCGGCGAGAGCGAAGGGTCTGCTCCAGAATGGAGCGAACGGGCCGAGCGCATGCGCCGCGTCAACCCGGCAGTTATCCCGCGCAATCACCGGGTTGAGGAAGCGTTGTCAGCGGCCTCCGAAAAAGAAGATCTCGCCCCATTCAGGCGCCTGCTGACTGCCCTTCACCGGCCCTACGACGAGACCCAGGATCAGGCCGAGTACACCGAACCGGCCGGCGCGGAGGTGACAGCCTGCTACCGCACGTTCTGCGGCACCTGA
- a CDS encoding FAD-dependent oxidoreductase gives MSGGAAGRMRERGISVQVGEIAALEGRQGHLNALTLEGGARLTPDAFFVVGPKLPRHELAVQLGLELAAKGHIQTAWHGQTNVAGVWAAGDVPPQTQQVSAALGSGNMAAVMIDQTLTRLGLRTRLAQASAVPLPSPDSHPIASRSFQ, from the coding sequence ATCTCCGGGGGCGCGGCAGGTCGGATGAGGGAACGCGGCATCTCCGTGCAGGTGGGCGAAATAGCGGCTCTGGAAGGTCGCCAGGGGCATCTGAACGCCCTGACCCTGGAAGGCGGAGCCCGCCTGACACCCGACGCCTTTTTCGTGGTCGGCCCCAAGCTGCCGCGTCACGAATTAGCCGTGCAGTTGGGGCTGGAATTGGCGGCCAAAGGGCATATTCAGACGGCTTGGCACGGTCAGACCAACGTTGCGGGCGTATGGGCCGCAGGCGACGTGCCGCCGCAAACCCAACAGGTCAGTGCGGCGCTGGGGTCGGGCAACATGGCCGCCGTCATGATCGACCAAACCCTGACCCGCCTCGGGTTGCGCACCCGCTTGGCTCAGGCTTCAGCGGTGCCACTGCCTTCGCCTGATTCCCACCCCATCGCCTCCAGGAGCTTCCAATGA